One Castanea sativa cultivar Marrone di Chiusa Pesio chromosome 4, ASM4071231v1 DNA window includes the following coding sequences:
- the LOC142632831 gene encoding uncharacterized protein LOC142632831, translated as MYNEIDGDVENVAVRTFKVGLPTEHGLRKSLTMKVAIEMHQLMDPINKYKPVEEDQIQSKGKAKLFPEKKDLRGMRYQGSHPRRDFPSRPLPAGTPLVNSLFKEPIHQILEKIRDEPYFRQPNKMSGDASLRNQSLHCHYHQDKGYTTEECRMLRDHLNQLAKVGKLNHFLSRPDGQVGHQGTRMYRGNIPRSALATINVILAKPRRGAEDPSRIMSVHSSYGNEVIEGSNQLAKRMRFSTTPMLGFFEEDKEGTCQPHDDALVITVRIGGYDVKQVLVDDGSGAEIMYLDLFNGLKLKEEDLEKYDSSLVGFDGKPVILRGMIRLLVQVEDAEVQVNFIVVRAYSPYTVILARNGNGSGSGRVFAYPNPTRGPRPETRTRPE; from the coding sequence atgtataatgaaattgatggagatGTTGAAAATGTGGCTGTAAGAACTTTTAAGGTAGGGCTCCCTACGGAGCACGGATTAAGGAAGTCCTTGACAATGAAAGTAGCTATAGAAATGCACCAACTTATGGATCCTATAAACAAGTATAAGCCGGTTGAGGAAGACCAGAttcaaagcaaaggaaaagcaAAGCTATTTCCGGAGAAGAAAGATCTTCGGGGAATGCGGTATCAAGGTAGTCATCCTAGGCGAGATTTTCCAAGTCGTCCATTGCCAGCTGGAACTCCTTTGGTTAATTCACTGTTCAAGGAACCTATACAtcaaatattggagaaaatacGAGACGAACCGTACTTTAGACAACCTAACAAgatgagtggagatgcatcctTGAGGAATCAAAGTCTTCATTGTCATTATCATCAAGACAAGGGATATACCACAGAAGAGTGTCGGATGTTGCGTGACCATTTGAACCAATTGGCCAAGGTGGGAAAGCTCAATCATTTCTTGTCTAGGCCGGATGGGCAAGTTGGACATCAAGGTACGAGAATGTATCGTGGAAACATTCCTCGGTCAGCATTAGCCACCATTAACGTCATTTTGGCGAAACCGAGAAGAGGAGCCGAGGATCCTTCTCGGATTATGTCCGTGCATAGTAGTTATGGGAATGAAGTCATAGAGGGAAGCAATCAACTGGCTAAAAGGATGAGGTTCTCGACAACGCCAATGTTGGGTTTTTTTGAGGAAGATAAGGAGGGAACATgtcaaccccatgatgatgcatTGGTAATAACTGTTCGTATCGGGGGATATGACGTGAAACAAGTattggtggatgatggaagtggaGCGGAAATTATGTATCTCGACTTGTTTAATGGTTTAAAGTTGAAAGAGGAGGATTTGGAGAAGTATGATTCTTCGTTAGTAGGCTTTGATGGGAAACCGGTGATTCTGCGGGGGATGATTAGGCTGCTTGTACAGGTTGAGGATGCAGAAGTCCAGGTTAACTTCATAGTAGTCAGGGCGTATTCACCTTATACGGTCATTTTGgctaggaatggcaacgggtcgggttcgggccgggtttttgcatacccaAACCCGACCCGCGGGCCAAGACCCGAAACCCGGACCCGGCCCGAATAA